The region CAACAAGGCgagtggtggaggagtcGTTCGGGCGTAGGGCGCCACACGCGTCGCCCCCTTGTTGAACGGAGTCGAGCGAGTGCGAAGAGTCAGATGAATCAAGCCTATCCGGATCTTTCCGTTGGAAATCATCATATCCGTAGGCGTGTAGGCCCTGTATGTCATGATCTCGGGGCAAAGACCTTCCAGCTCCAAGGTCTTGTCAAACCAGCCAGGTGTGTCCCACTGCGGTGCAATTGACTCTAGTTGTATatcctcttcgtcttcctTGATAAACACGAGCTATTAACCAGGTGACGTTGCTCTTTCCGCCCCCGAGTACCATCAGCATTGCTTCCGCTTCTCAATGCCAAAGAAAGATGAACGCTGGTATTCGAGATGGACATCGAGGTGGCCTGCACGATCAAGCCCTGTAGAGCACTGTACTAGTTCCCTAGATTTAACTCGGGGAACGTGGGCCTGACTTGCCACAGCGATgaagcttgttgttgacctGCTCGCTGTAGTAATTGTCAGGAAGTAGGCTAGCCCCTGCTCCAGCTCCCACATACACCTGCGCGAAGACCGCGGCCATACGATCGGTATGAGCAGTGATGCGCAAGAAGATGTAGTTGATGTTCAATTTGACCAGTCTGTGGATCAGCCAGTTGTACGTAAGGCTGTGATGCTCACTATCTGGCTCCATCCAGCTATCACGCAATAAGTCATTCAAGTCTCGACCCTGCGGTAGTGCATCGGCGATGTGAATGAGGCACCGGGTTTGTTGCTGCCAGGAACTTTTGGTGGCCCTCTGTAGGGCGCCAAGAACATCTTCGGGATAGTCGTCTCCTCTAGTTGCGGTCAAGGTGTTAAGAAAGACCAAGACTCCCTCAACGGAAGTTGTAAAATCTTGAAACTGGATATGGGGTTTGTCCCGGTGATCTTTGTACCCAACCACAGCAATACGTAAGGTGGTTTCGTCAAAGAATAATCTTTTGACCTCAGCTACGGTACTCTTGATTTGTTGTTTGACGGCATCGAGATATGCTTTCAAAGGATGTGTGGTATCGACGAGAAATAGCAGGTCGGTTCAGCAGGCTGCCTTGAAGATCCCCTTCGCGTTGCGTGGTGGTAATGCAGCGTTTGCTGTGTCCACCGCTTCCAGGAACTGACGTATCCGAACCGTAGAGCTGACGGCAGAGCCCTCCACAGACGACCCAACTCTAACAAAGCTCATCTCCGAAGGTGTTGATATCACAGATTCCGAGGGAGTTAAAATTACAGATTGAGTAGGAGTCGACCTGTCAGATTGCAAAGATAGTTTACTTCTCGTAGGCACAGAACGCAAAAAAGCATTGACGATGGCAGTTATTTCAGCGCGCGAGGCTCTGGAGCGAGAGATGGACTTCATGATTGCTAGAGACTACTGTACGGTTGCCGGAGAGAACGTCTGAGAAGGGGAGTATCGCCTTGCTTATATATGTGTATTAGCGGGCAAAAATTTCGAGTGAGATAATCACTTTGTGTTTAACTGCTGTCATCTCCTTTGATAGGTGTTCAGGAAATCTTTAAACGCCACTTTAAAGGGGAATGTTGTGGAGTCGGTTGGATGGTGAAAGAACCGGTCGAACTTTGGGGTCTATTTACACGTAATAGCCATTACCCATTACCCACAACTACCATCACACAGGTGTGTACTTCTCGCTGCGGAATGGTGGAGCGGTGCCTAATACAGCTGAGACAGACCATGTGAGAGATGTGGTAACAGCCTCCGGTGGGTGGCCGTTTGCTCCGGTCAAGCCCCAGGTTACGAGAGGAATGAGTGAACAAAAAGACTTAGTGTGCTGACACCCCCCAATCACAACCTCCAATTACGAAGTTTAAAGGgcagatggtggaggtgaaaGATCCCAACCGAGCCAAAATTCCTCAACAGTTCCGTAGGTACTCTTAGCTCATGATATTCTGCAGCCGGGCCAAAAAGACACATCTCGGATGGTGGGATTCAAATGGGATAGTAAGTCATACACAACAGGTAGTCGTCGGTGATCAGACTCGCAGAGCAACACTCAAAATCCACCCGATGCTTGAGGCGAATGAAAGACTCAGATTGCCTTACTATCATATCAACCTAGCTGGGCAACAGCTGGCCCAGAATCCAGCCACACCGTCGCACATGCCATCTGAAAACCGGAACAGCAACCCCAATCATCCCCAAATATCTGACGCCGAAAAGCCTCGACCCATTTTACAACGTTTAACGGCATCAAAACACCCCCAGACGCCCTTGactccccccaccaacccttcGATGATAACTCCTCAAGCCTATCTACGTCCCCCACGCACTCGTATCCTCTGCATTCGGATAAAAAAACGCCACCACGCTGATGATAACGTAAGTCGCCAGCAGCAGAGCCCCTTCAAGGTAATTACTCCTCCCATCCAACACCAAAAAGTTAGTGATAAACGCCGAGACAAACAAGCAAACGGTCTCAAAGAGCGTAAAATACAACGTCATAGGTTTGTCCATGATCCAGCCGATAATCACAATCAGCGGCGTGATGAAGAGGGCGATCTGAATCGAGCTGCCCACGGCTACGCCGATGGCCAAATCCATCTTGTTCTTCATGGCAACGGTGATAGCAGTGACGTGCTCGGCTGCGTTGCCAACGATGGGCAGAATAATGAGACCAATGAAGATTTCGCCGATGCTGCTGGTCTTGACAAGACCGTTGATTGAGTCGACCATGAACTCGGCACAAACAGCTACAAGAGCGGTCGATACGAGCAGCAAGATGACTGCGCTCCGACGGGAGAGCTCTTCAGCATTTTCCTCGGCATCAGCCACAGCGCCGTTCGGGACGGCGGCCAGAGGAATCTGAGAGGGCATCATCGCGCCGGGAGGGCGGCCGAACTGGTTTAGGCGGTCGGGCAGCGAGTTCGTACGACGAATTCCATAACGAACACGAGGCACTGGACCAGAGGGTACGGCCGGCATCGAGAAATCAATGGGGCTGGTAAATACTGTGGGCGCAAGGCTGCGAGCGACAGGTCGCAGTGTCCCACGAAGTCCCTGGAACGGACTGCTTCGGGTCTGAACAACTTCACTCATGCCCTCAACATTCGGGGTCAATTGTGACATGGCGAAATCGACTCTCCGAGGCTCGCCAGGTGAGAGGGGAGCCTTGATCCCAACAGCTGCTTCCTCGTCAATGGGTTGGTCCATGAATTCTTGGGAGCCGTTTCTCCGTGACTTGCGGTGCTTGTGATGTTTGCGATGCTTCTTGTGTCTCCGGTAACGATCACGCTTCCTGTGACGAGGtggcttttcttcttcaatgGCATCCTCGTGCGCCTCAAAGACCCCGGTTCCAGCCTTGGAAATACGGTTCCTTGCGGTCTCTTCAGAAGGCTGTCCCTCGCTCGTAGTACCGAAAGAGGGACTTCTAGTAGGGGTTCGCGTGCGAGTAGTGCTGTGGCCTTCACTCGTGTCGACTGAAATGATGCTGGACTTGCGATGGCGCTTGATAGCTCGTCTCATTCTCTTGCCAACAGTTTCTCGTGATGAATCAGAGTCAGAAGAATCTGAGTCACTCGACGAGCTGCTCTCTGAACTTGACGAGTCCAGCCAGTTGGCGACCGGTCCAGGTGTTGCCTCCTCATCAATGATGTGCTGTGGGGTCGACTCGTACATGTATGAATGTGACAGAAGCTGAAAGAGgagat is a window of Podospora pseudopauciseta strain CBS 411.78 chromosome 1, whole genome shotgun sequence DNA encoding:
- a CDS encoding hypothetical protein (EggNog:ENOG503NZGD; COG:P); translation: MKEPTSDKSRYTDRINSWIRIKPANHPSKQINSNQIPISNPSTLEPTQSNSQHGASAMSASPGGTMPTPPAPGGADTTEDGCCGTPMPGTSSQPDKPGPVLGEAGDGKHPHEDSQPQREPGIEDSIPSRILRTIKFVLFHSKLNLLLVFVPIGIAVEQVPGISPGIIFGMNAVAIIPLAGLLSFATEAVARKLGDSLGALLNITFGNAVELIIFSNQKQDEFRIVQASLLGSILANLLLILGMSFFLGGLRFREQIYNSTVTQMSACLLSLSVISLVLPTAFHASFNDSNLADAQSLKISRGTSVILLLVYIIYLLFQLLSHSYMYESTPQHIIDEEATPGPVANWLDSSSSESSSSSDSDSSDSDSSRETVGKRMRRAIKRHRKSSIISVDTSEGHSTTRTRTPTRSPSFGTTSEGQPSEETARNRISKAGTGVFEAHEDAIEEEKPPRHRKRDRYRRHKKHRKHHKHRKSRRNGSQEFMDQPIDEEAAVGIKAPLSPGEPRRVDFAMSQLTPNVEGMSEVVQTRSSPFQGLRGTLRPVARSLAPTVFTSPIDFSMPAVPSGPVPRVRYGIRRTNSLPDRLNQFGRPPGAMMPSQIPLAAVPNGAVADAEENAEELSRRSAVILLLVSTALVAVCAEFMVDSINGLVKTSSIGEIFIGLIILPIVGNAAEHVTAITVAMKNKMDLAIGVAVGSSIQIALFITPLIVIIGWIMDKPMTLYFTLFETVCLFVSAFITNFLVLDGRSNYLEGALLLATYVIISVVAFFYPNAEDTSAWGT